The following are encoded in a window of Maridesulfovibrio ferrireducens genomic DNA:
- a CDS encoding glycosyltransferase, with translation MKEFYFSEFEHRTPYKPVPFSGGRQFLYQYLATINIAMGVWYFHWRWFYSLNTEALWFSIPLALAETLAFLSTTLFIINLWAYRDETPKAPPSTVNDILLEKDKQPVDRPIIVDLFLPTYTEDPELVRYSIRDSKAITYPYPADIRIHILDDGKRDEMRQVAEEEGLNYITRDDNRGFKAGNLRNAMEQTSGDIIVILDADTRPFPQFLERTLGYFKDPDVAWVQTPQWFYDIPAGTTLEKWLGKKIGRLGSFFGRMIEKVVGPINIGRDIFGSDPRMFYDCILRKRMNFNASFCCGAGSLHRREAVQRAALIRYAEEIERHADHATRDTADPELAEAMRFGAIRGFMSETEVTPYKYHVSEDIYTSMLLHADRSRRWKSIHHAEVLSKMLAPQDIESYLTQNFKYSSGTLDLLRRDNPVSLPGLSKGQRLMYFSSTFSYFAAFWMVIFLITPPIFYFTNIVPVDGFNLDFFIHILSFQLISQITFMFGTWGVNTLRNVQYYIAFFPLNIRAIWTVLKGSTIKFKVTPKRGESRARLDLVRPQIFIIALNFAGIFWYIGRIFLGYEYDLLGFIIATFWSLLNMSSLFVIIRAATWNSRSNQLK, from the coding sequence TGGTACTTTCACTGGCGTTGGTTTTACTCTCTCAACACCGAAGCTCTTTGGTTTTCAATTCCGCTTGCACTGGCAGAAACTCTTGCTTTCTTAAGCACAACCCTTTTCATCATCAACCTTTGGGCTTACCGAGATGAAACGCCGAAAGCCCCTCCGTCAACAGTTAATGATATTCTTTTGGAAAAGGATAAACAACCTGTCGACAGGCCTATCATCGTAGATCTTTTTCTACCAACTTATACAGAAGACCCCGAACTGGTCCGCTACAGCATACGTGATTCCAAGGCCATCACCTATCCGTACCCAGCTGATATCCGTATTCATATTCTAGACGATGGCAAAAGAGATGAAATGCGACAAGTCGCTGAGGAGGAAGGGCTTAACTACATCACCCGCGATGATAACCGAGGGTTCAAAGCCGGCAATTTACGCAACGCCATGGAACAGACTTCCGGGGATATCATTGTCATTCTTGACGCTGATACCCGCCCTTTCCCTCAATTTCTGGAGCGAACTCTAGGGTACTTTAAAGACCCTGACGTTGCGTGGGTCCAAACACCGCAATGGTTTTATGATATTCCGGCTGGAACTACTCTGGAAAAATGGCTGGGTAAAAAGATAGGACGCCTCGGTTCCTTCTTTGGAAGAATGATTGAGAAAGTTGTCGGCCCTATAAACATAGGTCGCGACATTTTCGGAAGTGACCCCCGTATGTTTTATGACTGTATCCTCCGAAAACGCATGAACTTTAATGCATCCTTCTGCTGCGGAGCTGGTTCCTTACATAGACGCGAAGCTGTACAGAGGGCTGCGCTCATCCGTTATGCTGAGGAAATAGAACGTCACGCAGACCACGCCACTAGGGACACTGCTGATCCAGAACTCGCCGAAGCCATGCGTTTTGGCGCCATCAGAGGGTTCATGAGCGAGACAGAAGTTACTCCTTATAAATATCACGTGTCTGAGGATATTTATACATCAATGCTTCTTCATGCTGACCGGTCCAGAAGATGGAAATCCATTCATCACGCGGAAGTACTTTCAAAAATGCTAGCACCTCAAGATATTGAATCATATCTTACTCAAAATTTTAAATACTCCAGTGGAACTTTAGACCTGCTGCGTAGAGACAATCCAGTATCTCTCCCCGGGCTATCTAAAGGTCAAAGGCTGATGTATTTTTCATCAACCTTTTCATATTTTGCGGCATTCTGGATGGTAATATTCTTAATTACTCCACCAATTTTTTATTTCACCAATATTGTGCCGGTAGACGGATTCAATCTGGATTTTTTCATCCATATTTTGTCCTTCCAACTTATCAGCCAGATAACATTTATGTTTGGGACATGGGGCGTGAACACCCTAAGAAATGTTCAATATTATATAGCTTTTTTCCCACTAAATATAAGGGCGATATGGACTGTTCTCAAAGGTAGTACTATCAAATTCAAAGTTACGCCAAAGAGAGGTGAAAGCAGAGCGAGACTGGACTTAGTCCGACCGCAAATTTTCATTATTGCTTTAAACTTTGCAGGAATATTCTGGTATATAGGAAGAATCTTCCTCGGATATGAATATGATCTGCTGGGATTCATAATTGCAACATTCTGGTCGCTTCTGAATATGTCCTCACTATTTGTAATTATACGTGCGGCAACCTGGAACTCACGCAGCAATCAACTGAAATAA